The nucleotide sequence TAAAGAACATAACAACATAAACATCTTTGTAGAGCCACGAGTTAGCAAGGAACTACTTATTGAAGATTCTTACTTCAACTTTATTCAGACATGGGATAATGGTAAGAGATCTTGATTGTATATTTCATTTCTCCCCGTTGCTTCTGACTGTACTTTTGGAATATAGGGATATTTGTTGTAATTTTAATGTCTGGATGTATTTTATTTTTAAAATATCTATAACCTGATATGTGAATAGTTGTTATGGCTGTTGATTAGAAGAATGAAAAATGCTATGCTGTTATTTAGCAATTACATAAAGGACTTATGCACCTCAGAGTTACAGAGGATGCAAGTGGATGTTCAAGTAATATTCTGAATTTCTGCTCCATCCATGGTTTCTTGTGGGAGTACTCCTGTACAATCTCATTGTCGAACACTCAAGCACCTAAATTCCTCTCATGATTTTAACAAGTGACAGTGATATGGGGTTCTAGTTACCTCGAGCAGTTATTCTTTACCATCAGTACACAAATTTGCTGATGTTGTTTTTGTGTGAGATAACCCGTTTCCTCTACCAAGACTACCAAGAACGAACTGCTCTCAAGTCTCAATAGTTGTTATATTTGCTATAATTGTTACTAGCTTCCTGTTAATGCTCGAGGGTCATCTTTTATTAAGCATTTCCTTCTCCATTGATGAATTATATTCAGTAAACTTCTTTTGTGTTTTCTTATAGATGATTTTAAGCTATCACTGATTGTACTACTTTTAGTCACATATAACCTTTTCCATATAGTGCTCAACTAATCAGAAATATCTGATAGATCAGGAAATGAAGACATTACACACGAAGGTTGACCTCATTGTAACTCTCGGTGGTGATGGAACTGTTCTGTGGGTATGCAGCACAATTATTGTGACAGTTTATTGAATATGGATGTTGTGTGGTTAGTTTGACAGAGCACAACATTTTGTTTAGTTCAGCCTTTAATGAAATATACTAGCAGTCTTATAACACAACATTTTGTGTTATTAGGGTGCCTAGTTCCTTTGTGCATAGGAATTTACTATGCAAGTGTCAGCTCGCAATAAGGACATCCAAATGATTAGAATAGGTCAAACAGTTTTTTTTCCAGGTTCTGTTAATGTAAAAAAAAATCAATTACATATACCTTGAAAGGAAACTGAGTAACTATCAGATGTACATAAAAAATACAAGCTATGTGGATGGAAGAGACTTGTAGATAGATGATTGTATAAGTTCACTATATAAGAGCAACTTAGAGGAAAATATTAATGCTATTAAGCATGGCTAGACCGCTAGAGTGCAAGATGTTGAAGTGTGCTTAGTTAACAGCACATTGGAGAGTGGTTCGTCCACTCTTCTACTGTCAATGCAAGATGTGGCGGCTGATTGATTTGTGGCTACAATAAACCCTTTTCAGGGATTATCGATAGTGAGCCAGGTCTAGTTCTATGAGCAATAGCACCGAGTTCTTCAATACATTTCTAATCACATGGATACTTCTCTAACCTAGCTATTTTCTCGAACTCATATTGTATTAGAAAAAGAATGACGAGCCCAAAGTACAAATTACCAACTGTGGGATGACCAAACCGAAAACAGACAAAGCCAAAACCAAAACTAAGAGAAGACCTACTCTACACGACAGAAGTAAGAGATACCTACTCTAACCTACTCCAATCTAGCAGCTGCTACGGTTGGTAGTATAAGCTGAACAATGTCCATTGAATTACTCAATAACCTAAATGCTGGCTGTGTTATGTTGAAACAAATTCTGTCCTAGTTTGTTGTTCTCCATAATTTTCAGTATTTATGGCTTGTTTTTCTAATCTGTTTAAGCTAGGGAGCTCTTTAACATGACCATATCTGTAAACAGGCCGCATCATTGTTCAAAGGGCCAGTTCCCCCAGTGGTTGCATTCTCTCTTGGATCATTGGGCTTCATGATTCCCTTCCGTATCCTTAATCATCAGTGTTATCTTTGTTATGAGTGCTTGCTAACCATGTTGCTAAATTGCACTGCTGTTTATTTTTGTTCTTACATCGTTAAAAATTGGATATTGCACTTCTGCCTTTTCAACTCTGCATAGCAGATCCATGGCATGTTTGATTCCATCTGCAACTGTCCATAGCAGATTGCAATGTTTGATCTCAGAGATTTAACGTCCATACTTCACTATATGTGTCACAATCTCATACAATCTCTATACCAGGGATGCTTACATATTTTGCAGACTAACAGTGAATCTTAAACTATATTAGTAATACAACTTTTTTTTACTCGGTGGAGCTTTATGTCTGTGCTCAACCCACCATCTATATAGTTTGTCCTTAACTTAAGGTTAGCAAGCGAACAGTATCGTGAATGCTTGGGCAATGTGCTGAAAAGACCATTCACCATCACACTGAGGAGCCGTCTGCAGTGTCATGTAATTCGTGATGCAGCTAAAGATGAAGTTGAGACCGGGGAACCGATTCTAGTGCTTAATGAAGTTACAATTGACCGAGGAATGTCATCTTACCTTACCTACTTAGAATGCTATTGTGATAGTTCTTTTGTTACATGCGTACAAGGAGATGGGCTAATAATATCTACAACATCTGGAAGCACAGCCTATTCACTGGCAGCTGGAGGATCAATGGTACATCCACAGGTATACCTTTAACTCTACATATACTCCCCAGATTCTATTTAGCATTAGCATTATGTTTTAAATCACTGGAAAGGTTGTTATCTGCCTTGTTCTGTATTAAATAATATAATGCGTATTAGGTTTTATTAAGACAAGACTTTGACCAGGAATTACTTGTTAATTGTTATTTATATGACATGGAATTGGTATCACTAGATTCGTTTATAAAATACCCACTGATGATTATGTTTTTATATCATATAAACCATTTATTAGTGGAGTAATTCTTGGTCAAAGCCTTGCGTTAATGAATACTAATAGGCCTTATATCATGATGCCGGGAAAGTATATATTTTCAAACTAGTTGAGGTGTATCTCAGTTTTTAAAAGGCCTAAAAACCTTGTCCTGGTTATTCTAGTTCAGTTTTTAAGGGGTCACTGTTTCTACTAGATGCATTTTATATTGAGTAATGTTGCCTGAGCAGCTCTTCAAATCGTCACAAAGCCCATTGTACATGTAAAATTAATTAAGAGGAATCAACAACCAACAATTCGACTAGAATGTATTAGCAATTAGACAATTTTGATGGTTCTATTTTCGTCACTCCCTGGTTTGTAATCATTTCATATTTCATTCCCTTGAGTTACTGCTTCTCATTTAAGTTGTCTGTATTACAAGTTTGATGCTACGATTTGCCTGTGCATGCAGGTCCCAGGGATCCTTTTCACACCAATCTGCCCCCATTCATTGTCATTCCGGCCTCTGATACTGCCGGAATACGTCACTCTGCGCGTGCAAGTACCGTTCAACAGCAGAGGGCAAGCCTGGGCGTCCTTTGACGGCAAGGGCAGAATTCAGCTAGGGCCAGGCGACGCCCTCATCTGCAGCGTCTCTCCATGGCCCTTGCCCACGGCATGCCTGGTGGACTCGACAACGGACTTCCTGCGGAGCATCCACGAGGGCCTCCACTGGAACCTCAGGAAGAGCCAGGCACTGGACGGCCCTGCCTGACCGATGAAGTTTGCGTGTCACTGGAACTCGAGATGGCTGACGAGTCGTTAGATGTGATATTTCAGAGCATCTCCTCACAGCCCAGCGAAAATGGAGTGGATATGTATCTATATATATGTGCTCCCGTGTTGGTCCGGTTCTTTATGAATCCTTGAATATTCTTCTACTATATATGCTGCGCATAAAAGGGTTTATCAATATGTTTAGGTTTAGGTTTGTGGAATTCGAACATGGTCGGTCTGTCGCCATGTGAATATCTATAGCTTTGTGGAGTAGAGGTGATGTAATTATGTAAGAGTTGCAGCTGAAACTCTGATGTGAATAATGGGTGGATTTCTTGCCTGCAGCTTGCCTAAGAAGAGAGGCACACTAATAAGCTTTGCTTGCGTGTGCCGATTCCTAATCATAACCAGTTGATCAGAAACAGTATTTGTTGTTGGTGCCATACTTCCGTGGGACCTGATTATATTGCTGGTTTTCTTGTCCCGCGGTTCgttctccttttctttcttttattaATGGAAATCTTCAGGTGGGGAACCTCTTCCCCGATGAccattcattttattttatttttgagaaaGAAAACCACGTAACGGCATTGCAGATAGCATCCACCACCCGAAATACTCCTACAAGCCAGTCGGCGTTCCCCATGCAAAGCAAAGCTACGTCCCCGGCAGCTGCCAAACGAGTCTGTAGTGCCTAGTGCACCACGGGTCGGTACCAAAGTGCATCATCCGTCGAGTCGTTCTCTTGAAAGCTCAGTAAGAAACGCTTCGCTACGAACTCCAACAAAAATTCGGGCACGGAAATGGCCAGAGCCTCTCAAATCTCTGGATGCAAACCGATAAACATGAAAAATCAATCGACCTGTCAGTCGGACTCACGGTCTCGCTCTCGCCCGGCCGCTCATGATGTGTTTGGTTGTCCGCGTTAGACCCAACCAGGCCAAATTGAGTCAAGAATAATGTGTTTGGTTGCATATGGGGTGGGTCAGATCGTCTCGGCACGAATCTTAAAGCAGCCCAGAGCCTTAGCTCGCCGGAAACCATCGAATCGGCAGTTTCCAGCGAGCCAGGTTCAGTGCGGCGCAAGCTCGCACGCGAGGAAGCAACCCAAAAGCGAGTGTGGATGGCGGGAGATGGAAATCGGGCGCGGCGCCAAATctagcctccccccccccccccatttactCGGTCACCACTGCCTCTCAAACATCCACTTGCACTAGCCAACATCGACACTATCCGGCAGTAGGAGCTGGTGCTCCGCTTCCTGTTGCCCACCGTCGGGTCGTCCTTGACTCAGCCATGCCCTCCccctcgtcgtcctcgtctccgatgTCGGTAAGCAACACCCCTCCCCCCTATGTTAGGTCAGTTCTTAGGATCAATTTTTCCATTGCTTAACGTACCCTCgatgtcgactaggttatggacgcacGGATGAGGCCGGTAGTTCAGGCAGCAATACTGATAGTTGTGATTTAGGCATAGCTCATGTTCATGCACATGAGAGTTGTTTGTCGTGGTGAGAGACTTGTCGTCGGTTATGCTCCAATGCTTATGCGGGAGCAGGAGAGGATCGCTAATATGAACTACAACTACAATTGCAACAACATAGAGGCCCTATGGATGCTTCgaatgaaaagagcaccatttGCTAGACTTGTCTAGACCTTCAGGAGCAGGGGGGCTGCTACAAGATAGCATCCACACCAGTGTGGAAGAGTAAGcggccatgttcctccatgttgcTGGCCATAAGTAGAGATTTGGGGTTATACACAACACattcaggagatcaatggagatCATCTCAAGGTACTTCAAGCAAGTGCTCTATGATGTTGGGGAGCTCAGAGGAGAGATGATCAAGTCACCAACCAGCCGGACTCCTACCAAGATTTGCACTAGTCCAAGATGGTAtcatacttcaaggtgagcactGGCAATATGTGCttcatggcttgatatgcttgtattgCTTAAGGTGAGCACTAATACAATCTTCGTTTACCATTTCATgattgcattggggcaatagatggtactcatgtcactgccaAAGTGTCGAGGTCACAATCTGTAGCATACAGGGGGGAAGCACTACATAAGTCAGAATGTGTTTGCTGCTGTTGACTTTGATATGAAGTTCACCTATGTGTTGGCTGGCTGGGAAGGGTCAACACATGATGCTAACATCTCAGTGACAACATGAGTTGTTCTGATGGCATCAACATCCCCGATGGCAAGTTCTACCTAGAAGATGCTGACTATGCATGCCGGCCAATATTCTTCCACCTTTCAGGAAAACCAGGTACCATCTTAACGGGTTCGctggtaggaactatcctaggactcCACATGTGTTGTTCAATTTTAGACACTCCAGCCTTGGAGTTACTGCTGAGAgggccttgatacgtccattttgcatcatgtttttatattgatatttattgcattatgggttgttattacacattgtagcacaatacttatgtcttttctctcttattttacaaggtttacatgaagagggagaatgtcggcagctgaaattctgggctggaaaaggagcaaatattagagacccattctgcacaactccaaaagtcctgaaacttcagggagagtcattttggaattaataaaaaatattgggcgaagaaagcaccagagggggccacctgccatccacaagggtggagggcgcgccctacccccctgggcacacccctgccttgtgggccacctagcaggcccccgatgcccatcttccgctatatggtgtgttttgacctagaaaaataagaaggaagctttcgggatgaagcgccgccgtctcgaggaggaacctgggcagaaccaatctagggctccagcggagatgttctgccggggaaacttccctccgggagggggaaatcgaagccatcgtcatcaccaacgatcctctcatcgagagggggtcaatctccatcaacagcttcaccagcaccatctcctctcaaaccctacttcatctcttgtatccgatcttcgtctcaaaacctcagattggtacctgtgggttgctagtagtgttgattactccttgtagttgatgctagttagtttattcgatggaagatcatatgtttagatccttaatgataattaatactcctctgattatgaacatgaatatgctttgtgagtagttatgtttgttcctgtggacattggagaagtcttgttataagtaatcatgtgaatttggtattcgttcgatattttgatgagttgtatgttgtctctcctctagtggtgttatgtgaacgtcgactacatgacacttcaccatgattgggcctaggggaaggcattgggaagtaataagtagatgatgggttgctagagtgacagaagcttaaaccctagtttatgtgttgcttcactccttctactcctagtgatgagtatcttgatgcagaggatagttatgaggatgatgatcttgatgatcctatgattgctaaacttaataagttcatgtgctccctcaaaggaaagaagctcactatgtttcgtatgcttatggagatggtgagtaagcacaccatcaccattaaggaactcgaaaccc is from Triticum aestivum cultivar Chinese Spring chromosome 1B, IWGSC CS RefSeq v2.1, whole genome shotgun sequence and encodes:
- the LOC123130962 gene encoding putative NAD kinase 3, giving the protein MSADEAALKTCHERINLSVAASHQAENGSVTTVSSKESEEATYAFLPPIESTDAHLHEFAEAMRTVGKALRQVAEGKAAAQAEAAEWKRKYESEKAAKAHTHHSVIKGCSNCVKDKLEHLASKLTLETASVDETGCCGNHGICSRQILQDQCPGPNRKSDDRIVGRKVPFRLSWGSNGDKNGQHKHDFVSFEKGDITTAERSNKQIFLKWDSPPQTVLFVTKPNSNSVHALCSEMVRWLKEHNNINIFVEPRVSKELLIEDSYFNFIQTWDNDQEMKTLHTKVDLIVTLGGDGTVLWAASLFKGPVPPVVAFSLGSLGFMIPFPSEQYRECLGNVLKRPFTITLRSRLQCHVIRDAAKDEVETGEPILVLNEVTIDRGMSSYLTYLECYCDSSFVTCVQGDGLIISTTSGSTAYSLAAGGSMVHPQVPGILFTPICPHSLSFRPLILPEYVTLRVQVPFNSRGQAWASFDGKGRIQLGPGDALICSVSPWPLPTACLVDSTTDFLRSIHEGLHWNLRKSQALDGPA